One genomic segment of [Phormidium] sp. ETS-05 includes these proteins:
- the rd gene encoding rubredoxin encodes MSQKYVCNVCGYLYNPAKGDPQSGIVPGTHFHDLPDDWVCPDCGPSKDDFDFHP; translated from the coding sequence ATGAGCCAAAAATACGTCTGCAATGTTTGTGGCTACCTGTACAATCCCGCAAAAGGCGATCCGCAATCGGGCATTGTCCCAGGCACCCATTTTCACGACCTCCCCGATGACTGGGTTTGTCCCGACTGCGGCCCTAGCAAAGATGATTTTGATTTCCATCCCTGA